Sequence from the uncultured Draconibacterium sp. genome:
ACCATTGCGGCAGCAGCGGTTTTATCTTCTTCGCGTGCTCCCTTTTCGGCTTTCTGCCAAATGGCTTTGGCGGCATTTGCCGTTTCGCGTGCAGCTTTCATTTGCGTTTCAACCTCATCGCGTTTTTGTGCCGGCACCACTCCTTCATCATATAAATTCTGAATTCGTGCAAATGTCTTTTCAGCAAACTGAGCAGCTGCTTCAGCTTTTACATAGGTACTGTAGGCAGCTGTAATATCTTCTTGTTGCGCTCCGTTTTGAGCCTTTCGGCTTTGTGCACTTGCGGCAGTACGCGCGGCATTTGCGTTGGCCAGTTTTGCATTAATTTCGGGGCTGTCAATAGAAAAAATAAAGTCACCTCTTTTTACCATCTGTCCTTTGTCAACAGCTACTTTCTGTATCCTTCCCGGGACTTTTGAGGCAATGTTGTATTGCTGAGCCTCAACTTCTCCTTGCAGAATTACGGGCTCGGGTTTTGTTATAACAATAAATGTGTACACTATAAATGCTACGATAGCTACAAGTACAACTATTGAGCTTAACGTCTTCTTATTCATATTCTATGTTTTTTGCTTTTGGTTTTCTTAAAGTGATTCGGTTACAGTATTCTCTCCACTCGAAAAATGGATGTATTGTTCGGGAACACCCGCTGTTTGGAGGAAATTTGCCAATCCGACATCGTAATTATATAAAACACTAAGGCGCAATGTTTTTACCTGCAGCACTTTTGTATTCGCCTCCACCACATCGGTAGAGGTTGCCAATCCTTCGTTAAATGCTTTCTCGGTACTCTGGCGGTATTCGTTTGCCAACTCAAGCGTTGTTTCTAATTCGGTTTTTTGCTCCATTTGCATTTGTAATTCGTTATAGAGCTTTACCAGGTAGGCTTCCAAATCGTTGTTGGCTTTTTGTTCGGCGTATTCAACCTGGTTGTGTAAAGTTTCACTGGCCAGTATATTGTTCTTCCGGCTCATTCCCTGAAACAAGTTCCACTTCATTCCAATTCCCAGTTCCCATTCGGGCATGTATGGCGAAAAATTTTTATCGGCAATGTTGTAATTACCCATTGCTGCAATCGTTGGTAAATATTCGTTTTTTTCTACCCGGTGTTTTATCTCAACAAGCTCCTTTTTCCCCTGAATTTGTTTCAATTGAGGATTTAATTCTTTGGCGCGATCTAACCACACAGCCAAACCTGTTAACTCGCTATTTATAAATAAATTATTGGCTGGAATAACATGCCCCAACGAATCAGCAGCCAGTGTTGCTCTTAAACCGGTTCGCAATATCTCAACATTACGCACGGCTTGCTTCACTTCTCGTTCGGCCTCATTTTTTTCCACCTCGGCATGAAGCAATTCAAGTTTTGCAATCATTCCGTTATCGTATAGTTTTTTTGCATCGTTGTAATGGTTCTCCATACTTTTTAGCATTTCTTTACGAAGTTTTTCCACTTGCAACCCGAGAGCAAGACCATAATAACGAGTAACCAGCTCGGTAAGCAAAACGCCTTCAGTATGACGTAATTCCTGCTGGCTAATATCCAGATTTACTACGGCAGCCTGGTTGGCACCGTTTATTTTGCTTCCGGCATAAATTGGCATCGCGAAACTCGCTGTCAGTAAGGCAAAATTCTTGTCCTGAATAATCTCATCCCAGTCGTGTGCTTCAATGGCTTCGCCTCCTTCAAGTAATTGCTGACGTACAACTTGGGTACTCATTTCGTCGCTTAAATAAGGATAAAGTGCATTGGTTGCCGGATCGGGATTTGGAACGCCGCTAAAAACACCGTAAGTTCCCAGTGTTTCGTATAACGGACTGATGGCTTCGCCCACCGGAGTTAAATCGAGATGCAAAGGATCGGACATGGCCATTGCTGTTGCATTTAGCGAAACCTGTGGCAAACGCAAGCCTTTCTTCGATTTGATCTCGTATTCTTTCTGCCTGATCTCTTCTTTTTGGCGCAACAGTGCCGGATTTTGTTCCAACATTATTTGCATCGCCTGGTCGAATGACAACAATTGGTCCTGCGACTGCCCGTGAACCGTTATTCCCACTGCCAAAAGCAAAAGGAACAATAAGACTGCTTTCTGTTGTTTAATTGTTTTCATTTCTATTATTGTAAGCTGTATTCTTTTGTATTCACAAAAATTCAAATCTGTTGTTTTTGCCTATTTCAAAAACTTAAAAATCAGTTTTAGTAAATGCTTAATATCCTCTTCGTCAATGATATCCCGATCGTTGTTTCTGTATTTTTGATTGATAAACTGAATGGTGGTTATTATCAATATCAGGTACAAATCACTAACGATGAGTGTCTTGTCCAAATCGTTGCCTGATCGTCCCAGCTCCATCAATTTTTCAAGCAGCATCTGTGTATTTTCCTGAATATGTTTATCGATTACGAAATTATAATCGTTGGTAAGCACGTATAAAAATTTCACCCGGATTGGCTCCTTGTTTGCCAATTCAACAAAATGGCGGATTATATTTTCAATGGTTTCATGAAAGGGTTTACATTGTTCTATTAGTTTTTCGAACATGCCGAACACTTCGCTGTAAACCTCTTGTAAAATGGTGTTTACAAGCTCGTATTTACCTTTGTAATGCATGTAGAAATAGCCCGAAGCCACTTGTGCATCTTTTGAAATCAATGCCACCGAAGCTCCTCCAAAACCATTTTCAACCACCATTTTCATTGTCGACTGTTTTAGCCTTTCAATTTTTGTCTGATCTGTAGTCCGTGCCATATTCCTGAATTAATAAATGAACGTTCATTCATTTATACAAATGTAGTTGCTTTTCAGAAATGGCAGATGGTTCTTTTACCGAAATGACATAATTTTAGGATGAAATAACATAAAACCTGTGTTCAACTTTAAAATGAAGCACCGATCTAGCTATTATTAGCCAAAAACTTTCATTGGCTTTTTCTGGTATTAAAGAGGTAATACAAAATATTGGGGAAGTTTGTAAAAAAGGGCAACGCCTAAAAGAAACTCAGGTTTAGAGGCACAAAAAAACCGGATTCAATTTGAACCCGGTTTTCAGTTAAGCTATTGTTGATTAAACTAAAATCTTCGCATTAAGATTATCGATACTTGCTTTCACACCTTCAAAAGGTTTTCCGTTCCCCTGATTGTCGTCTTCCACAAAGAAGTATTTCATGCCGGCAGTTTCGCGTGCATCCATAATACTTTTGTAATCAGCAACACCGGCGCCAACAGATACAATATCGTCTTTGTCAACGGTATAAAATGGTTCAACAACCTCGTCGCCCATACCTTTAAAGTGAAGCAACTGGAAACGTCCGGGATATTTGTTGAACATTTCAACAGGATCCTGACCGGCTTTCAATGCCCAGTAACAATCCAATTCCATGGTAATCAAGTCGGCATCCATTTCTTTCAGGAATACATCATAGTAAGGTACGATTCCGTCGGTTGGTTTAAACTCGAAGTTATGGTTGTGGTAACCAAACTGAATCCCTACATTTTTCATGATCTCGCCAACTTTATTCCACTCGGCAATCATTCTTTTGTAAGTTTCTATATTTCTGTCTTTCTCTTCAATCCACGGCTGAACACAATATTCAACACCAATTTCGGCGTGTGCATCTGCCATTATCTGGGCACTTGAAGTAGTAATTCCTTCGGCTTCAACACTGGTATGGCTACTAACTACTTTCATTCCATTGTCCTCAACCATCTTCTGGAATTCTTTAGGGGCTACGCCATAAAATTTACCATCGGCATACGAGGCCATTTCAACAAACTTATAGCCCATGTCGGCAATTCTTTTTAACGAACCGGCCGCATCGGCTGCCATGGCATCGCGGATACTGTACAATTGCAGGCCAACTCCCATTCCGGTTGCAGCCTTAACCGCTTCTGCCGCCTGTTCAACCGGTTTTTTGCCGCCCGAGCCACAGGCATAGGTTCCCAGTGCCAAAACACCTACTGTACCTGCCGTAGAAATTCTCAGAAATTCTCTTCTGTTCTTCATGATTCTTCCTTTAGTTAGTTATACTGTTAAAATTTATTTTGCTTAAAAACTCTAAAAATAACTAGTTATTTTTTTGAGAGGGACTAAAATTATAAAGATTTTGCAGAAAATACCAATAACGGTTGACTATGTCGCTTTAACACAAAATCAATTTAATACTGATTGCGTAACTGTACTGCACTTATATTTTAGATAAAGATGTTGAGGAATTAGAACGGAAATCCAAGACTAAAATGAAAACGCGACTCGTTATCCAGGTTGTTACCCGATATTAATAACTGCATCGGCCCCATTAGCGAATCGTACTTAAATCCGAAACTATATCCCCAGATATTATCACCAAATGGCTGTGTTGTCAGATGATCGAACAAGTCCTCGTAAGTTTTGGCAGTGGCAGCCACATTAACGCTTGTAGTTACATATAATCCCGAAGCGATTTCCCAACTTAATGATGATTTTGCAAGCGCGTAGTTGTAGGTGTAAATTTCGGCAAAATTAAAACCTGCCAGGTCTTTAAACTGTAGTTTGCCTGGGCCAAATTGCGATCCACCCAACATATAAATCCCGTTGGCACCGGAATCTTCGGTGCTAAAACCTGCCCCTACCCCGAATTTATAAGTAAGTTTGCGGGCAAAAGTTTTATACCAGTTATGATCGATCGTTAAAGTTGCATAAGGATCATTAATCTCCCCGATTAAATAATCTCTCGGTTCTGAAGTATTTAAGCTCATTTTGCTGTTGGCCGACAAAATATGTTGAAATCCAATATTTAGTTTTATTCCTCTTTTCGGAAAATAAAGATCGTCGGTGGTATTTACCTTGTAATACAACTGATACCCCCAGTCGTGCGATTTCAGGTTATCGAAATCAGTTTCCGGATAAATCGATTGCAGATCGGCTCGCGGTGTTAAACGGTTGTATTTATAAAATGCATTGCCGCCTAATTGATGATTAAGGCCAAACAAATACTCCAGTCCGTACCCCCCGGCGAAATAACCCTTTTTGTAGTTGCCAAGTCGATTGCCACCATCGTAAAACGGAAGTTTATAATTGTAGGTATCCATAAAGAAATAGTCGGACAGGCGTTGTTTCTTTCCAACGAACTTATTTAACTTGATTTCCATGCCCGGATTTTCGGCGATATTTAACGAGATTAACATACGTGTTGCCGGGGCAACCATATTCCGTAATGTAAAGTTGGTGGTTATCCCAACTCCCAGATCATCATCGTAGCGCGGAGCCAGCTTTAGCATAGCCCTGGGCCTTTCTTTTACATGGAAAACAAGGATATACCCTTCGCTGTTCCAATCTTTTTTTAACGAATAAGTCAGTTTCGCGAAATGCATGGAGCCATACATAAAATCGATGGCTTCCTTAATATCTTCAGCGCTAATCCTATCGCCAATTTCTATTCCCGATTTCGACAAAACAAAGTTCCTGTTCAAATAATTCAGGCCCGTTACTTCCATTCCTGTAATCCTGACCTTTTCAGGTTGCGGAATTCGATTTACAGCTTCGAATTTTAAATCGTATTTATCGGCAAGTGCTTTTATTTCGCTCCATTTTCCCCGGGCGGCATCTTCGCCAATCTGCTGAATTTCGTTTCCTTTCACAAAATCGGCTGCTGAATAATCATGCAGATCCGGAATGATCAATACATCGCATTTTGAAAACTGTGCTTTGGCGTCAACAATTCCACCAAGAGCTATCGACCGCTGCAGAATATCGGTCATCGATTGAATGTCGCCAACAGTTATATCTTCCTGAAAGCCGACATAAACACCAATAATTACATCGGCCCCCATGTTTATAGCTTCCTGAACCGGAAAATTGCGGGTAACACCTCCGTCAACCAAAAGCATTGAGTCCATTTGAACGGGTGAAAAAACAGTTGGAATAGACATACTGGCACGAATTGATTTCACCAGATCTCCCGAGCTGTGTTCAACGGTTTCTCCCGATATCATATCGACCGACATACAATGAAATGGGATTGGCAGCTGATTAAAATCTTCTTCTTCAGTAAGGGGCCAGAGTAGTTCGGAAAAATAAGCTTCAAGATGTTGCCCGTCAATAACACCGGCCGGCAGGTTAATCCTTTTTTCACGTATCGGAATGTCGAAAAGGTATTTCTTGGTTTCATCCTTTTCGTCCATAGCTACACTTAACAGCCTTTCTTTATCGGTTAACAACACATCCCAGTTGGCGTTTTTATTAATATCAGAAAGTTCATCCGCTGTATAACCAACAGCGTATAAACTGCCCATAATACTTCCCATGCTGGTTCCGGTAATAATATCGGGTCGTATTCCGGCTTCTTCAAGCACTTTAAGCACACCGATATGCGCCAAACCTTTTGCACCTCCACCGCTTAAAACCAAAGCGACTTTGGGCTTTTCAACATTATTTTCTTCTTGAGAATAAACAGGAAAAACAGCCAGTAGAAAAAATACAATGGCCACTAATTGATTAGTTGTGAGGATAAAATTTTTCATGCCCTAATGGCTTATTTAATTTCATTTTTTCCTGCGCAAAAATAAATTCAGGCCCCGAAAACAATTCAATAAAATCCGGACCCGGTTTATATTAATCGCATGAATTTAAGAAATTAACCAATTCGTGCACATCTTTTTTCGACGAAAATGGATAACCACCTTTGGTTTGCAAAGAGTAAATATTGTGATATAAAATACTCTCTTTTTGGGGTGTCGCATCTTCAATCATTGCAATCGCTTCCTGGTATAACTGGTCTCTGTATTTCATTCTAATTTGTGTTTAACTGACAAATATATTATAATCTTATAGATAGCACCGGTAGTTCACTTATTTCCCCACCCATTCCTTGAATTCGGTTGCCTTTAAACGGCTAATTGTAATAGGCTCATCAAAGGGTGGAATGAGTCTCAAAATCAACTTTCCTCCAAAATGATTTTCAAATTTCCGGATGGCATCGATGTGCACAATCGAACTCCTGTTGGTACGAAAAAATAAATCCGGGTCGAGCTGTTCTTCCAGTTTTTCAATGGTTAAATCAATTACATGCTCTTTCCCCTTGAAAGTTACGGCTGTTGTTACCCGGTTTTCGGTGTAAAACCAGGCCACATCTTCCACATCGAGTTTAAAATACGATGTTGCACCGCTTATGAGAAAACGTTTACGGTATTTCTTGTCACCTGAAGAAATTGCCTGCAGCAGCTCTTTATAATCGGGAGCAACGTCCGACTTTTCGTTTGATGCCGAAACCATGTGCTCAAATTTTTCGATAGCCAAACGCAGCTTCTCTTCCTTTATCGGTTTGAGCAAATAGTCGATACTGTTTACCTGAAAAGCGCGCAAAGCATATTCGTCGTACGCCGTGGTAAAAATTACCATGCTGGTTACATCTACCTGTTCGAATATGGAGAAACTGATACCATCGGTTAGTTGAATATCCATAAAGATCAGGTCGGGTGCCGGAGTACTTTGCAGCCAGGCAACCGTACTCTTAACACTTTCAAACCATTCGACAATTTGCCATTCGGGCCGCAGTTTTTCAACCATTCCCCTTAGCAAACGATAGTTATGCAATTCATCTTCAACAATAATAACTCTCACATTCTGCGTTTTTTATTATTCAATTAGCTTCGTATACTATATTTTGCGCGCAATATCTGAGTTATAATTCACTTTTTATGTAACTCATATCTCATTCACAATAACGGTACTTTCACTTCAAAACATTTTTCGTCGTACTGAACGACAATTTCCTTTTCTGTTAATATCTCGTAACGTTTCACCAGGTTCTTTAATCCTGTTTTTGTGGAATATGAAGCGTCTCTTAGATTTAAACTATTTGATACCACCAAATTATCATCCTCAACAAAAACTTTAATTACCAAAGGAGTTTCACGACTTGTGATGTTGTGTTTAATGGCATTTTCAATCAACAGTTGTCCTGTTAACGGAGCAATTTCCTTATCTAAAATAGTGCCCGGCACTTGGTTTTCAATATTAATTCCTTCACCCAGCCGTTCTTTGTGCAGCGCGAAGTAGGCTTTCATAAAATCAAGTTCATCGGCTAATTTCACCAGCCGTTTGTCTTTACTTTGCAACACATATCGGTACACATCGGTAAAGTTTTCTGTAAACTCCACTGCCACTTCCGGATTGTAAATTATTAATGATTTTAGCACACTAAGGTTGTTGAACAGAAAGTGTGGATTTAGCTGGTCTTGCAACGAATTATAATCCATACGTAACTTTTCGCGCTTCATTTCAGCGATCTGTTCCTGCGAATCGAACCACTTTTGTGCAAAACGGGCAATAGTTAGCGAATTGGCCACCATCTGTACAAAAACCAAACCGGTAATCATTCCCATAATCACACCTGATCTGGACTCACCAATACCCAGTTTCGGATCGATGAAATACATGATTATCCGATGTGCAAAAATCAGGAACAATATCCCGACACTGATCTGCAGAAAGAGCCTCAGCTTTATCTTTTTTGGAACAGGCAGAAAGCGCTCCAGAATATTATCGAGAACGATTTGTATCTCGGCTGCAAAATTAAAGGCCAATATTACAACCACATAAATTACGAGTGGAATTTTAACATCTTCTTCTTCCGGAATATGCGTTACATACGAAATAAAATGCAGCACCAGCACAGCAATAATGCTAATGATAATAAAGCGCCCCAGAATGCTAACCGGTTCGTAGCTGGGCAACCGGGTAGCAAGGGTTGGCTTTTTTTTGCTATGTAGTTCTAAACACTTCATTTTTTTAACGATACTAATTTTCTTCTTCAGGCATGTAGAGGTTTCCGGTTACACTTTGCCACCTGGTTTTAAGCACCTCGAAACCGGCAATAGTTTGTGTTAACTGCGCTTTAGCCTGAACCCACTGCGCCTGTGCATTCAACAAATCAGTGGTTGTATTTAAACCTACCTCAAAACTGGCCTCGGTTTCGTTCATGCTTTCCTCCGCCTCGGCAACACTTTTTTGCGCCAAAAGAATGGATTCGTAAGCTTCTTCAACCTGCACTTTTACCTGCATTACCTCAAGATTAATCAAATCATTTGTATGTTGCAAATCTGTTTCGGCTTGTTGCACTTTTAATTGTGCTGCACGTTGTTTCTTTTTTCCCTGTCCCCACTGGAAAATCGGGATAGAAACCTGCGCCGCCAGCATAGGTTGAAAATCGATTTCCTCGTATAAATCTTTTACCCAGTAACTGGTATATTGTGCGCTTACGCCAATGGTTGGCAAATAATCGGCACGGGTAATTTTAGCATCCAGTTCCGAGATTTCTTTCTGTTTTTCCAGAATTTTAAGCTCGTTTCGTTTATTGCCGGCCTGCTCCAATCCATCTTCCAGGTTAAACAATTTTACGTTGGAACCAGCCTCGTGGCTAATTTGAATCTCCGTATCCAGTGGCTGACCCAGAATCTGGTTCAAATACATTTTGGCCACTTTTAAACCGTTTCGTGCCTTGATCAGATTTAAATCGGCTTCATTTTTCTGTACCGTTACCCGTAATTTTTCGCTTGCCGGTTGTAATCCAACTTCGTACATCGCCGTCATTTGCTCTTCCAGCTCGGTAAGCATCTTAATGTATTCTTCGGCAATTATAATATTCTCTTCAACGGTTGCCACCTGCCAAAACGCCTTGTCAGTATGCTCAATAACTTCTGAATACTTCATATTCAACGCCATATCGGCAATAGAAACACCGGCATCGGCCTGCTGGTTAGCGTAGCGTATTTTCCCTCCGGCATAAATTGCCTGGTTCACTTCAAAACCACTGTTTATAAGCGTTAAACTCCCCAAATCAATATTAATTCCGGGGCTCCATACATCGCTGGTTCCTGAAAAGTCACCATTCAAAGCGGCCTCTTCACTATCGGCCGTAGGTAAAAAATGCCCCGGCATGTTTATCGCATCCATTCCGGGACGGTGCATTAACGACGAAGAGAAGCCAACCGAAGGCAAATAAGCCGTTCTGGCCACTTCCTGGTTTACCTGAGCTTCGCGGTTTTGTAAGGCTGCATTTTTTAATTCTTTGTTGAATTTAACAGCCTGCTCGCGACAATCTTCCAGTGTCATTACTTTTTGTGCGAAGGTGTTACCAAACACCGTTAGTAAAACGATAATTGTGCCGGCTATATATTTTATTAATTGATTCATCTTTTAATCTTTTTAGATTGAATTCACTCTTTAGATTTTTAGAAAAGTTAAGCCCGATTTTTATCTAACCACAAGGATTAAAAACTATCGTTCCCCATCGACATGTAAAAAACGGGGCAACTTTTTCAACGCTATCTACATTGTAAAATCACAATTAAACTTTTGTCTTTATTTCGTTTAATTTACTTCCGTCAACACGGTACAAAACAGTGTAAAGTACCGGAACAACTACCAGCGTAATTATGGAACCAACGGCCAAACCAAACATGATTACGATAGCTGTTGAGTTAAACATCGAGTCGGTGACAAGCGGCGCCATCCCTAAAATTGTTGTTAGCGAGGCCATCATTACCGGACGCAAACGCGATAACGCAGCGTCGATCGTTGCTTTCAAGCGATCTTTTCCTCCCTTGATGTTCTGGTTTATTTCATCGAGCAGAACCACAGCGTTTTTAATCATCATACCAATCAGTCCTAAAGCACCGATAATCCCGGCAAACGTGAGGTAAACACCCGTTGTTGCCAGCCCCAATACGATACCTACAAATGCAAATGGCACCACAAGGAAAATGATTATTGGCTGTTTCAGGTTATTAAATAAACCGATGATAATTATCGCCATCAGCCCAATTGCCAGCGGCAGAAACATAAACAGCGCCGAGTTGGCTTCACCCGAACGGGCAGTAGCTCCTTCCCAGTGCAATTCGTAACCTTCGGGCAAATCAATTGCTTCAACTTTTTCCTGAAATTTCGCCTGCACTTCGGCGGCTGTGTAACCGTCGGCAGCATCGCATTGTGCTTTAATAGCCCGCTTATTATCCAAACGGTGAATTAATTCGTAATCCCATGTTACTTTCATGGTATCAACAATTTGCGACAGCGGCACACTTGCACGACTTTGTTGTCC
This genomic interval carries:
- a CDS encoding efflux RND transporter periplasmic adaptor subunit — encoded protein: MNKKTLSSIVVLVAIVAFIVYTFIVITKPEPVILQGEVEAQQYNIASKVPGRIQKVAVDKGQMVKRGDFIFSIDSPEINAKLANANAARTAASAQSRKAQNGAQQEDITAAYSTYVKAEAAAQFAEKTFARIQNLYDEGVVPAQKRDEVETQMKAARETANAAKAIWQKAEKGAREEDKTAAAAMVKRADAAIAEVEAYLEETSINAIADGEVSGVNVEEGELVSTGFPVVTLLDLNDIWVTLYIREDYMTHFKMGSVFKAVIPGLGGQEFDFKVKYISPSADFARWNATKTSGEFDLKSFEVEARPVNKIGGLRPGMTAVVNLPEMK
- a CDS encoding TolC family protein, producing MKTIKQQKAVLLFLLLLAVGITVHGQSQDQLLSFDQAMQIMLEQNPALLRQKEEIRQKEYEIKSKKGLRLPQVSLNATAMAMSDPLHLDLTPVGEAISPLYETLGTYGVFSGVPNPDPATNALYPYLSDEMSTQVVRQQLLEGGEAIEAHDWDEIIQDKNFALLTASFAMPIYAGSKINGANQAAVVNLDISQQELRHTEGVLLTELVTRYYGLALGLQVEKLRKEMLKSMENHYNDAKKLYDNGMIAKLELLHAEVEKNEAEREVKQAVRNVEILRTGLRATLAADSLGHVIPANNLFINSELTGLAVWLDRAKELNPQLKQIQGKKELVEIKHRVEKNEYLPTIAAMGNYNIADKNFSPYMPEWELGIGMKWNLFQGMSRKNNILASETLHNQVEYAEQKANNDLEAYLVKLYNELQMQMEQKTELETTLELANEYRQSTEKAFNEGLATSTDVVEANTKVLQVKTLRLSVLYNYDVGLANFLQTAGVPEQYIHFSSGENTVTESL
- a CDS encoding TetR family transcriptional regulator yields the protein MARTTDQTKIERLKQSTMKMVVENGFGGASVALISKDAQVASGYFYMHYKGKYELVNTILQEVYSEVFGMFEKLIEQCKPFHETIENIIRHFVELANKEPIRVKFLYVLTNDYNFVIDKHIQENTQMLLEKLMELGRSGNDLDKTLIVSDLYLILIITTIQFINQKYRNNDRDIIDEEDIKHLLKLIFKFLK
- a CDS encoding sugar phosphate isomerase/epimerase, whose product is MKNRREFLRISTAGTVGVLALGTYACGSGGKKPVEQAAEAVKAATGMGVGLQLYSIRDAMAADAAGSLKRIADMGYKFVEMASYADGKFYGVAPKEFQKMVEDNGMKVVSSHTSVEAEGITTSSAQIMADAHAEIGVEYCVQPWIEEKDRNIETYKRMIAEWNKVGEIMKNVGIQFGYHNHNFEFKPTDGIVPYYDVFLKEMDADLITMELDCYWALKAGQDPVEMFNKYPGRFQLLHFKGMGDEVVEPFYTVDKDDIVSVGAGVADYKSIMDARETAGMKYFFVEDDNQGNGKPFEGVKASIDNLNAKILV
- a CDS encoding patatin-like phospholipase family protein translates to MKNFILTTNQLVAIVFFLLAVFPVYSQEENNVEKPKVALVLSGGGAKGLAHIGVLKVLEEAGIRPDIITGTSMGSIMGSLYAVGYTADELSDINKNANWDVLLTDKERLLSVAMDEKDETKKYLFDIPIREKRINLPAGVIDGQHLEAYFSELLWPLTEEEDFNQLPIPFHCMSVDMISGETVEHSSGDLVKSIRASMSIPTVFSPVQMDSMLLVDGGVTRNFPVQEAINMGADVIIGVYVGFQEDITVGDIQSMTDILQRSIALGGIVDAKAQFSKCDVLIIPDLHDYSAADFVKGNEIQQIGEDAARGKWSEIKALADKYDLKFEAVNRIPQPEKVRITGMEVTGLNYLNRNFVLSKSGIEIGDRISAEDIKEAIDFMYGSMHFAKLTYSLKKDWNSEGYILVFHVKERPRAMLKLAPRYDDDLGVGITTNFTLRNMVAPATRMLISLNIAENPGMEIKLNKFVGKKQRLSDYFFMDTYNYKLPFYDGGNRLGNYKKGYFAGGYGLEYLFGLNHQLGGNAFYKYNRLTPRADLQSIYPETDFDNLKSHDWGYQLYYKVNTTDDLYFPKRGIKLNIGFQHILSANSKMSLNTSEPRDYLIGEINDPYATLTIDHNWYKTFARKLTYKFGVGAGFSTEDSGANGIYMLGGSQFGPGKLQFKDLAGFNFAEIYTYNYALAKSSLSWEIASGLYVTTSVNVAATAKTYEDLFDHLTTQPFGDNIWGYSFGFKYDSLMGPMQLLISGNNLDNESRFHFSLGFPF
- a CDS encoding LytTR family DNA-binding domain-containing protein, translated to MRVIIVEDELHNYRLLRGMVEKLRPEWQIVEWFESVKSTVAWLQSTPAPDLIFMDIQLTDGISFSIFEQVDVTSMVIFTTAYDEYALRAFQVNSIDYLLKPIKEEKLRLAIEKFEHMVSASNEKSDVAPDYKELLQAISSGDKKYRKRFLISGATSYFKLDVEDVAWFYTENRVTTAVTFKGKEHVIDLTIEKLEEQLDPDLFFRTNRSSIVHIDAIRKFENHFGGKLILRLIPPFDEPITISRLKATEFKEWVGK
- a CDS encoding histidine kinase — its product is MKCLELHSKKKPTLATRLPSYEPVSILGRFIIISIIAVLVLHFISYVTHIPEEEDVKIPLVIYVVVILAFNFAAEIQIVLDNILERFLPVPKKIKLRLFLQISVGILFLIFAHRIIMYFIDPKLGIGESRSGVIMGMITGLVFVQMVANSLTIARFAQKWFDSQEQIAEMKREKLRMDYNSLQDQLNPHFLFNNLSVLKSLIIYNPEVAVEFTENFTDVYRYVLQSKDKRLVKLADELDFMKAYFALHKERLGEGINIENQVPGTILDKEIAPLTGQLLIENAIKHNITSRETPLVIKVFVEDDNLVVSNSLNLRDASYSTKTGLKNLVKRYEILTEKEIVVQYDEKCFEVKVPLL
- a CDS encoding TolC family protein; this translates as MNQLIKYIAGTIIVLLTVFGNTFAQKVMTLEDCREQAVKFNKELKNAALQNREAQVNQEVARTAYLPSVGFSSSLMHRPGMDAINMPGHFLPTADSEEAALNGDFSGTSDVWSPGINIDLGSLTLINSGFEVNQAIYAGGKIRYANQQADAGVSIADMALNMKYSEVIEHTDKAFWQVATVEENIIIAEEYIKMLTELEEQMTAMYEVGLQPASEKLRVTVQKNEADLNLIKARNGLKVAKMYLNQILGQPLDTEIQISHEAGSNVKLFNLEDGLEQAGNKRNELKILEKQKEISELDAKITRADYLPTIGVSAQYTSYWVKDLYEEIDFQPMLAAQVSIPIFQWGQGKKKQRAAQLKVQQAETDLQHTNDLINLEVMQVKVQVEEAYESILLAQKSVAEAEESMNETEASFEVGLNTTTDLLNAQAQWVQAKAQLTQTIAGFEVLKTRWQSVTGNLYMPEEEN